The proteins below come from a single Micropterus dolomieu isolate WLL.071019.BEF.003 ecotype Adirondacks linkage group LG05, ASM2129224v1, whole genome shotgun sequence genomic window:
- the LOC123971021 gene encoding phosphatase and actin regulator 1-like, producing MAGRRGDGLRSWSGSATDSPSVAAPAYEAQKPRKRRRAFCLTRMKSRNSSGKQHQHQPAANNNNMPFMIHCQIGKEIKHICSNCRGAEPLDAEEVERLAAMRSDSLVPGTHTPPIRRRSKFATLGRLFKPWKWRKKKSEKFKQTSAVLERKMSTRQSREELIKKGVLKEVYEKDGSSLAIREEVKMENGRSPVLGSGLSESEVSELMEGAAAGVEFQMSSEGACQQDQKSSQAPPTKKSTLYPADGAESTFSRPPTLHKQPPALPPKPFNRLPNHITDGAPVKLPCMSGKLSPPLPPKKLMISVPAGSMEPSSLAFQKCPAPHSHAPMGGHSLQYGTLPVPHHPPSRIIEELNKTLALTMQRFESSMMHAGPTVMIECDDDKENLPNEAVYEDLPGMYKDEEEEEEEEEEEEEEEEDEDEDEEDEEEDEDDTLFTSTLAMKVLRKDSLAIKLSNRPSKRELEEKNILPLQSDQERLEFRQQTATKLTRRLSQRPTAEELEQRNILKPRNDLEEQEEKREIKRHLSKKLSQRPTVEELREAKILIRFSDYVEVAEAQDYDRRADKPWTRLTAADKAAIRKELNEFKSTEMEVHESSRHFTRFHRP from the exons ATGGCGGGCCGCAGGGGCGACGGGTTGCGATCTTGGTCCGGGTCTGCCACCGACTCCCCATCTGTAGCGGCGCCCGCGTATGAGGCGCAGAAaccgaggaagaggaggagagctTTCTGCCTGACCAGGATGAAGTCCCGCAACAGCTCCGGCAAACAGCACCAGCATCAACCCGccgcaaacaacaacaacatgccGTTCATGATCCACTGCCAGATCGGCAAGGAGATCAAACACATCTGCAGCAACTGCCGGGGAGCCGAGCCGCTGGACG CTGAGGAAGTGGAGAGGTTGGCAGCGATGCGCTCTGATTCGCTGGTcccaggcacacacacacctcccattCGGCGGCGGAGCAAATTTGCCACCCTGGGACGTCTGTTTAAACCCTGGaaatggaggaagaagaagagtgaAAAGTTTAAGCAGACCTCTGCTG TGTTGGAGAGGAAAATGTCCACTCGCCAGAGCAGAGAAGAGCTCATCAAGAAAGGAGTGCTGAAGGAGGTTTACGAGAAAG ACGGCTCTTCCCTGGCTATACGAGAGGAAGTGAAGATGGAGAACGGGCGTTCTCCGGTGCTCGGCTCTGGCCTGTCAGAGTCTGAAGTTAGTGAGCTGATGGAGGGAGCTGCTGCAGGTGTAG AGTTTCAGATGTCTAGTGAGGGTGCATGTCAACAGGACCAAAAATCCAGCCAGGCTCCGCCCACGAAGAAGTCCACTCTGTATCCGGCTGACGGCGCTGAATCAACGTTCTCCAGACCTCCTACACTACACAAACAACCTCCTGCGCTACCACCCAAACCCTTCAACAGGCTACCTAATCACATTACAG ACGGTGCCCCGGTGAAGTTGCCATGTATGTCGGGGAAGTTatctcctcctctacctccaaAGAAGCTCATGATCTCCGTACCTGCAGGGAGCATGGAGCCCTCTTCGCTCGCCTTCCAGAAGTGCCCCGCCCCTCACAGCCATGCTCCAATGGGCGGGCACTCCCTGCAGTATGGGACGCTACCTGTTCCCCACCACCCTCCCAGCCGAATAATAGAGGAGCTCAACAAGACCCTGGCCCTCACCATGCAGAGGTTTGAGAG TTCCATGATGCATGCTGGTCCCACGGTGATGATCGAGTGTGACGACGACAAAGAGAACCTCCCCAACGAGGCGGTCTACGAGGACCTGCCTGGTATGTACAAGgacgaagaagaggaggaggaggaggaagaagaggaggaggaggaggaggaagacgaggatgaggatgaggaagatgaggaggaagatgaggatgaTACATTGTTTACAA GCACACTGGCCATGAAGGTTTTACGAAAGGACTCTCTGGCCATCAAGCTGAGTAACCGTCCATCAAAGAGGGAGCTGGAGGAGAAAAACATTCTGCCGCTGCAGTCGGACCAAGAAAGGCTTGAGTTTCGACAACAAACAGCCACCAAACTGACCAG GCGGTTGAGTCAACGGCCGACAGCAGAGGAACTGGAACAGAGGAACATACTCAAAC CTCGAAACGAtctggaggagcaggaggagaagagggagatcAAGAGACATTTGTCCAAAAAG CTCAGCCAGAGGCCCACAGTAGAGGAGCTGAGGGAGGCGAAAATCCTCATCCGCTTCAGTGACTATGTGGAGGTTGCAGAGGCTCAGGACTATGACAGAAGAGCAGACAAGCCCTGGACTCGGCTAACTGCTGCTGATAAG GCTGCCATCAGGAAGGAGCTGAATGAGTTTAAAAGCACAGAGATGGAGGTGCACGAATCAAGCCGTCATTTTACCAG GTTTCATCGGCCATAA
- the tbc1d7 gene encoding TBC1 domain family member 7 isoform X2 has protein sequence MADDPQRNFRSAYYEKVGFRGVEEKKSLEILLKDNPLDLEKLSTFSQRFPLPSMYRIHVWKVLLGILPPHSDSHALVGGYRKEQYQDILEALEVMRYINSSTSSTHIYLRMFQLESQVLPRCSETSVPDEENEDFLSISRAMEEIVDDPVDCYWLIKCFVNQFHMKFGDSVPHLPKSLEHYLSQEEPRLLNHLKNAGALAQLPYSLWFRRCFAGCLPESSLQRVWDKVISGSCKILVFVALEILLSYKIILMSINRSEGVVKFLCNIVSSWQEGERERNQTRSSAVGR, from the exons ATGGCTGACGACCCTCAGAGAAATTTCCGCTCTGCATATTATGAGAAAGTGGGATTTAGAGGAGTGGAGGAGAAGAAATCACTGGAAATACTGCTAAAGGATAATCCTCTGG ATCTAGAAAAATTGAGCACATTCAGTCAGAGGTTCCCCCTCCCTTCTATGTATAGGATTCATGTGTGGAAGGTATTGTTGG GCATCCTACCTCCCCACAGTGACTCTCATGCTCTGGTGGGAGGCTACAGGAAGGAGCAGTACCAGGACATCCTGGAGGCTCTGGAGGTGATGAGATACATCAATTCTTCCACTTCCTCCACCCACATCTACCTGCGCATGTTCCAGCTGGAGAGCCAGGTGCTCCCACGGTGCTCCGAGACCTCAGTCCCG GATGAAGAGAACGAGGACTTCCTTTCCATCAGCCGAGCCATGGAGGAGATCGTAGATGATCCTGTCGACTGCTATTGGCTGATAAAGTGTTTTGTCAATCAGTTCCACATGAAGTTTGGAGACTCAGTACCTCACCTT CCGAAGAGTCTGGAGCATTATCTGAGTCAAGAGGAACCTCGACTGCTGAACCATCTGAAGAACGCCGGAGCCCTGGCTCAGCTGCCCTACAGCCTCTGGTTCAGACGCTGCTTCGCTGGCTGCCTGCCCGAATCCAGCCTGCAGAG gGTGTGGGACAAAGTGATCAGTGGCTCCTGTAAGATCCTGGTGTTTGTGGCCCTGGAGATTCTGCTTAGCTACAAGATCATATTGATGAGCATCAACCGGTCTGAAGGCGTGGTCAAGTTTCTGTGCAAT aTCGTTTCGAGCTGgcaggagggagaaagagagcgTAATCAAACACG TTCCTCTGCTGTCGGCCGTTGA
- the tbc1d7 gene encoding TBC1 domain family member 7 isoform X1, protein MADDPQRNFRSAYYEKVGFRGVEEKKSLEILLKDNPLDLEKLSTFSQRFPLPSMYRIHVWKVLLGILPPHSDSHALVGGYRKEQYQDILEALEVMRYINSSTSSTHIYLRMFQLESQVLPRCSETSVPDEENEDFLSISRAMEEIVDDPVDCYWLIKCFVNQFHMKFGDSVPHLPKSLEHYLSQEEPRLLNHLKNAGALAQLPYSLWFRRCFAGCLPESSLQRVWDKVISGSCKILVFVALEILLSYKIILMSINRSEGVVKFLCNIPQENTDAIVTKAIDLWHKYCGTPMHAV, encoded by the exons ATGGCTGACGACCCTCAGAGAAATTTCCGCTCTGCATATTATGAGAAAGTGGGATTTAGAGGAGTGGAGGAGAAGAAATCACTGGAAATACTGCTAAAGGATAATCCTCTGG ATCTAGAAAAATTGAGCACATTCAGTCAGAGGTTCCCCCTCCCTTCTATGTATAGGATTCATGTGTGGAAGGTATTGTTGG GCATCCTACCTCCCCACAGTGACTCTCATGCTCTGGTGGGAGGCTACAGGAAGGAGCAGTACCAGGACATCCTGGAGGCTCTGGAGGTGATGAGATACATCAATTCTTCCACTTCCTCCACCCACATCTACCTGCGCATGTTCCAGCTGGAGAGCCAGGTGCTCCCACGGTGCTCCGAGACCTCAGTCCCG GATGAAGAGAACGAGGACTTCCTTTCCATCAGCCGAGCCATGGAGGAGATCGTAGATGATCCTGTCGACTGCTATTGGCTGATAAAGTGTTTTGTCAATCAGTTCCACATGAAGTTTGGAGACTCAGTACCTCACCTT CCGAAGAGTCTGGAGCATTATCTGAGTCAAGAGGAACCTCGACTGCTGAACCATCTGAAGAACGCCGGAGCCCTGGCTCAGCTGCCCTACAGCCTCTGGTTCAGACGCTGCTTCGCTGGCTGCCTGCCCGAATCCAGCCTGCAGAG gGTGTGGGACAAAGTGATCAGTGGCTCCTGTAAGATCCTGGTGTTTGTGGCCCTGGAGATTCTGCTTAGCTACAAGATCATATTGATGAGCATCAACCGGTCTGAAGGCGTGGTCAAGTTTCTGTGCAAT ATACCACAGGAAAACACAGACGCCATTGTGACTAAAGCCATCGACTTGTGGCACAAATATTGCGGCACTCCAATGCACGCTGTATAG